From Pan troglodytes isolate AG18354 chromosome 11, NHGRI_mPanTro3-v2.0_pri, whole genome shotgun sequence, the proteins below share one genomic window:
- the PIGO gene encoding GPI ethanolamine phosphate transferase 3 isoform X1: MQKASVLLFLAWVCFLFYAGIALFTSGFLLTRLELTNHSSCQEPPGPGSLPWGSQGKPGACWMASRFSRVVLVLIDALRFDFAQPQHSHVPGEPPVSLPFLGKLSSLQRILEIQPHHARLYRSQVDPPTTTMQRLKALTTGSLPTFIDAGSNFASHAIVEDNLIKQLTSAGRRVVFMGDDTWKDLFPGAFSKAFFFPSFNVRDLDTVDNGILEHLYPTMDSGEWDVLIAHFLGVDHCGHKHGPHHPEMAKKLSQMDQVIQGLVERLENDTLLVVAGDHGMTTNGDHGGDSELEVSAALFLYSPTAVFPSTPPEEPEVIPQVSLVPTLALLLGLPIPFGNIGEVMAELFSGGEDSQPHSSALAQASALHLNAQQVSRFLHTYSAATQDLQAKELHQLQNLFSKASADYQWLLQSPKGAEATLPTVIAELQQFLRGARAMCIESWARFSLVRMAGGTALLAASCFICLLASQWAISPGFPFCPLLLTPVAWGLVGAIAYAGLLGTIELKLDLVLLGAVAAVSSFLPFLWKAWAGWGSKRPLATLFPIPGPVLLLLLFRLAVFFSDSFVVAEARATPFLLGSFILLLVVQLHWEGQLLPPKLLTMPRLGTSATTNPPRHNGAYALRLGIGLLLCTRLAGLFHRCPEETPVCHSSPWLSPLASMVGGRAKNLWYGACVAALVALLAAVRLWLRRYGNLKSPEPPMLFVRWGLPLMALGTAAYWALASGADEAPPRLRVLVSGASMVLPRAVAGLAASGLALLLWKPVTVLVKAGAGAPRTRTVLTPFSGPPTSQADLDYVVPQIYRHMQEEFRGRLERTKSQGPLTVAAYQLGSVYSAAMVTALTLLAFPLLLLHAERISLVFLLLFLQSFLLLHLLAAGIPVTTPGPFTVPWQAVSAWALMATQTFYSTGHQPVFPAIHWHAAFVGFPEGHGSCTWLPALLVGANTFASHLLFAVGCPLLLLWPFLCESQGLQKRQQPPGDEADARVRPEEEEEPLMEMRLRDVPHHFYAALLQLGLKYLFILGIQILACALAASILRRHLMVWKVFAPKFIFEAVGFIVSSVGLLLGIALVMRVDGAVSSWFRQLFLAQQR, encoded by the exons ATGCAGAAAGCCTCAGTGTTGCTCTTCCTGGCCTGGGTCTGCTTCCTCTTCTACGCTGGCATTGCCCTCTTCACCAGTGGCTTCCTGCTCACCCGTTTGGAGCTCACCAACCATAGCAGCTGCCAAGAGCCCCCAGGCCCTGGGTCCCTGCCATGGGGGAGCCAAGGGAAACCTGGGGCCTGCTGGATGGCTTCCCGATTTTCGCGGGTTGTGTTGGTGCTGATAGATGCTCTGCGATTTGACTTCGCCCAGCCCCAGCACTCACACGTGCCTGGAGAGCCTCCTGTCTCCCTACCCTTCCTGGGCAAACTAAGCTCCTTGCAGAGGATCCTGGAGATTcagccccaccatgcccggctctacCGATCTCAGGTTGACCCTCCTACCACCACCATGCAGCGCCTCAAGGCCCTCACCACTGGCTCACTGCCTACCTTTATTGATGCTGGTAGTAACTTTGCCAGCCACGCCATAGTGGAAGACAATCTCATTAAGCAGCTTACCAGTGCAG GAAGGCGTGTAGTCTTCATGGGAGATGATACCTGGAAAGACCTTTTCCCTGGTGCTTTCTCCAAAGCTTTCTTCTTCCCATCCTTCAATGTCAGAGACCTAGACACAGTGGACAATGGCATCCTGGAACACCTCTACCCCACCA TGGACAGTGGTGAATGGGACGTGCTGATTGCTCACTTCCTGGGTGTGGACCACTGTGGCCACAAGCATGGCCCTCACCACCCTGAAATGGCCAAGAAACTTAGCCAGATGGACCAGGTGATCCA GGGACTTGTGGAGCGTCTGGAGAATGACACACTGCTGGTAGTGGCTGGGGACCATGGGATGACCACAAATGGAGACCATGGAGGGGACAGTGAGCTGGAGGTCTCAGCTGCTCTCTTTCTGTATAGCCCCACAGCAGTCTTCCCCAGCACCCCACCAGAG GAGCCAGAGGTGATTCCTCAAGTTAGCCTTGTGCCCACGCTGGCCCTGCTGCTGGGCCTGCCCATCCCATTTGGGAATATCGGGGAAGTGATGGCTGAGCTATTCTCAGGGGGTGAGGACTCCCAGCCCCACTCCTCTGCTTTAGCGCAAGCCTCAGCTCTCCATCTCAATGCTCAGCAG GTGTCCCGATTTCTTCATACCTACTCAGCTGCTACTCAGGACCTTCAAGCTAAGGAGCTTCATCAGCTGCAGAACCTCTTCTCCAAGGCCTCTGCTGACTACCAGTGGCTTCTCCAGAGCCCCAAGGGGGCTGAGGCGACACTGCCGACTGTGATTGCTGAGCTGCAGCAGTTCCTGCGGGGAGCTCGGGCCATGTGCATCGAGTCTTGGGCTCGTTTCTCTCTGGTCCGCATGGCGGGGGGTACTGCTCTCTTGGCTGCTTCCTGCTTTATCTGCCTGCTGGCATCTCAGTGGGCAATATCCCCAGGCTTTCCATTCTGCCCTCTACTCCTGACACCTGTGGCCTGGGGCCTGGTTGGGGCCATAGCGTATGCTGGACTCCTGGGAACTATTGAGCTGAAGCTAGATCTAGTGCTTCTAGGggctgtggctgcagtgagctcattCCTGCCTTTTCTGTGGAAAGCCTGGGCTGGCTGGGGGTCCAAGAGGCCTCTGGCAACCCTGTTTCCCATCCCTGGGCCCGTCCTGTTACTCCTGCTGTTTCGCTTGGCTGTGTTCTTCTCTGATAGTTTTGTTGTAGCTGAGGCCAGGGCCACCCCCTTCCTTTTGGGCTCATTCATCCTGCTCCTGGTTGTCCAGCTTCACTGGGAGGGCCAGCTGCTTCCACCTAAGCTACTCACAATGCCCCGCCTTGGCACTTCAGCCACAACAAACCCCCCACGGCACAATGGTGCATATGCCCTGAGGCTTGGAATTGGGTTGCTTTTATGTACAAGGCTAGCTGGGCTTTTTCATCGTTGCCCTGAAGAGACACCTGTTTGCCACTCCTCTCCCTGGCTGAGTCCTCTGGCATCCATGGTGGGTGGTCGAGCCAAGAATTTGTGGTATGGAGCTTGTGTGGCGGCGCTGGTGGCCCTGTTAGCTGCTGTGCGCTTGTGGCTTCGCCGCTATGGTAATCTCAAGAGCCCCGAGCCACCCATGCTCTTTGTGCGCTGGGGACTGCCCCTAATGGCATTGGGTACTGCTGCCTACTGGGCATTGGCGTCGGGGGCAGATGAGGCTCCCCCCCGTCTCCGGGTCCTGGTCTCTGGGGCATCCATGGTGCTGCCTCGGGCTGTAGCAGGGCTGGCTGCTTCAGGGCTCGCGCTGCTGCTCTGGAAGCCTGTGACGGTGCTGGTGAAGGCTGGGGCAGGCGCTCCAAGGACCAGGACTGTCCTCACTCCCTTCTCAGGCCCCCCCACTTCTCAAGCTGACCTGGATTATGTGGTCCCTCAAATCTACCGACACATGCAGGAGGAGTTCCGGGGCCGGTTAGAGAGGACCAAATCTCAGGGTCCCCTGACTGTGGCTGCTTATCAGTTGGGGAGTGTCTACTCAGCTGCTATGGTCACAGCCCTCACCCTGTTGGCCTTCCCACTTCTGCTGTTGCATGCGGAGCGCATCAGCCTTGTGTTCCTGCTTCTGTTTCTGCAGAGCTTCCTTCTCCTACATCTGCTTGCTGCTGGGATACCCGTCACCACCCCTG GTCCTTTTACTGTGCCATGGCAGGCAGTCTCGGCTTGGGCCCTCATGGCCACACAGACCTTCTACTCCACAGGCCACCAGCCTGTCTTTCCAGCCATCCATTGGCATGCAGCCTTTGTGGGATTCCCAGAGGGTCATGGCTCCTGTACTTGGCTGCCTGCTTTGCTAGTGGGAGCCAACACCTTTGCCTCCCACCTCCTCTTTGCAG TAGGTTGCCCactgctcctgctctggcctttCCTGTGCGAGAGTCAAGGGCTGCAGAAGAGACAGCAGCCCCCAGGGGATGAAGCTGATGCCAGAGTCAGACccgaggaggaagaggagccacTGATGGAGATGCGGCTCCGGGATGTGCCTCACCACTTCTATGCAGCACTGCTGCAGCTGGGCCTCAAGTACCTCTTTATCCTTGGTATTCAG ATTCTGGCCTGTGCCTTGGCAGCCTCCATCCTTCGCAGGCATCTCATGGTCTGGAAAGTGTTTGCCCCTAA GTTCATATTTGAGGCTGTGGGCTTCATTGTGAGCAGCGTGGGACTTCTCCTGGGCATAGCTTTGGTGATGAGAGTGGATGGTGCTGTGAGCTCCTGGTTCAGGCAGCTATTTCTGGCCCAGCAGAGGTAG
- the PIGO gene encoding GPI ethanolamine phosphate transferase 3 isoform X2: MQKASVLLFLAWVCFLFYAGIALFTSGFLLTRLELTNHSSCQEPPGPGSLPWGSQGKPGACWMASRFSRVVLVLIDALRFDFAQPQHSHVPGEPPVSLPFLGKLSSLQRILEIQPHHARLYRSQVDPPTTTMQRLKALTTGSLPTFIDAGSNFASHAIVEDNLIKQLTSAGRRVVFMGDDTWKDLFPGAFSKAFFFPSFNVRDLDTVDNGILEHLYPTMDSGEWDVLIAHFLGVDHCGHKHGPHHPEMAKKLSQMDQVIQGLVERLENDTLLVVAGDHGMTTNGDHGGDSELEVSAALFLYSPTAVFPSTPPEEPEVIPQVSLVPTLALLLGLPIPFGNIGEVMAELFSGGEDSQPHSSALAQASALHLNAQQVSRFLHTYSAATQDLQAKELHQLQNLFSKASADYQWLLQSPKGAEATLPTVIAELQQFLRGARAMCIESWARFSLSFLLLHLLAAGIPVTTPGPFTVPWQAVSAWALMATQTFYSTGHQPVFPAIHWHAAFVGFPEGHGSCTWLPALLVGANTFASHLLFAVGCPLLLLWPFLCESQGLQKRQQPPGDEADARVRPEEEEEPLMEMRLRDVPHHFYAALLQLGLKYLFILGIQILACALAASILRRHLMVWKVFAPKFIFEAVGFIVSSVGLLLGIALVMRVDGAVSSWFRQLFLAQQR, encoded by the exons ATGCAGAAAGCCTCAGTGTTGCTCTTCCTGGCCTGGGTCTGCTTCCTCTTCTACGCTGGCATTGCCCTCTTCACCAGTGGCTTCCTGCTCACCCGTTTGGAGCTCACCAACCATAGCAGCTGCCAAGAGCCCCCAGGCCCTGGGTCCCTGCCATGGGGGAGCCAAGGGAAACCTGGGGCCTGCTGGATGGCTTCCCGATTTTCGCGGGTTGTGTTGGTGCTGATAGATGCTCTGCGATTTGACTTCGCCCAGCCCCAGCACTCACACGTGCCTGGAGAGCCTCCTGTCTCCCTACCCTTCCTGGGCAAACTAAGCTCCTTGCAGAGGATCCTGGAGATTcagccccaccatgcccggctctacCGATCTCAGGTTGACCCTCCTACCACCACCATGCAGCGCCTCAAGGCCCTCACCACTGGCTCACTGCCTACCTTTATTGATGCTGGTAGTAACTTTGCCAGCCACGCCATAGTGGAAGACAATCTCATTAAGCAGCTTACCAGTGCAG GAAGGCGTGTAGTCTTCATGGGAGATGATACCTGGAAAGACCTTTTCCCTGGTGCTTTCTCCAAAGCTTTCTTCTTCCCATCCTTCAATGTCAGAGACCTAGACACAGTGGACAATGGCATCCTGGAACACCTCTACCCCACCA TGGACAGTGGTGAATGGGACGTGCTGATTGCTCACTTCCTGGGTGTGGACCACTGTGGCCACAAGCATGGCCCTCACCACCCTGAAATGGCCAAGAAACTTAGCCAGATGGACCAGGTGATCCA GGGACTTGTGGAGCGTCTGGAGAATGACACACTGCTGGTAGTGGCTGGGGACCATGGGATGACCACAAATGGAGACCATGGAGGGGACAGTGAGCTGGAGGTCTCAGCTGCTCTCTTTCTGTATAGCCCCACAGCAGTCTTCCCCAGCACCCCACCAGAG GAGCCAGAGGTGATTCCTCAAGTTAGCCTTGTGCCCACGCTGGCCCTGCTGCTGGGCCTGCCCATCCCATTTGGGAATATCGGGGAAGTGATGGCTGAGCTATTCTCAGGGGGTGAGGACTCCCAGCCCCACTCCTCTGCTTTAGCGCAAGCCTCAGCTCTCCATCTCAATGCTCAGCAG GTGTCCCGATTTCTTCATACCTACTCAGCTGCTACTCAGGACCTTCAAGCTAAGGAGCTTCATCAGCTGCAGAACCTCTTCTCCAAGGCCTCTGCTGACTACCAGTGGCTTCTCCAGAGCCCCAAGGGGGCTGAGGCGACACTGCCGACTGTGATTGCTGAGCTGCAGCAGTTCCTGCGGGGAGCTCGGGCCATGTGCATCGAGTCTTGGGCTCGTTTCTCTCTG AGCTTCCTTCTCCTACATCTGCTTGCTGCTGGGATACCCGTCACCACCCCTG GTCCTTTTACTGTGCCATGGCAGGCAGTCTCGGCTTGGGCCCTCATGGCCACACAGACCTTCTACTCCACAGGCCACCAGCCTGTCTTTCCAGCCATCCATTGGCATGCAGCCTTTGTGGGATTCCCAGAGGGTCATGGCTCCTGTACTTGGCTGCCTGCTTTGCTAGTGGGAGCCAACACCTTTGCCTCCCACCTCCTCTTTGCAG TAGGTTGCCCactgctcctgctctggcctttCCTGTGCGAGAGTCAAGGGCTGCAGAAGAGACAGCAGCCCCCAGGGGATGAAGCTGATGCCAGAGTCAGACccgaggaggaagaggagccacTGATGGAGATGCGGCTCCGGGATGTGCCTCACCACTTCTATGCAGCACTGCTGCAGCTGGGCCTCAAGTACCTCTTTATCCTTGGTATTCAG ATTCTGGCCTGTGCCTTGGCAGCCTCCATCCTTCGCAGGCATCTCATGGTCTGGAAAGTGTTTGCCCCTAA GTTCATATTTGAGGCTGTGGGCTTCATTGTGAGCAGCGTGGGACTTCTCCTGGGCATAGCTTTGGTGATGAGAGTGGATGGTGCTGTGAGCTCCTGGTTCAGGCAGCTATTTCTGGCCCAGCAGAGGTAG